In a genomic window of Pseudomonas oryzihabitans:
- a CDS encoding type II toxin-antitoxin system HipA family toxin → MAEQVDVYYEGWGERWLWGRLRATTALGGRSQILFEYSAQAKQRGFELSAFQLPLEGPALRQGFPAHQLGLPGPVYDALPDGWGMLLMNRLFKRRGLNAARIGPLQRLAYIGDNAMGAMTFEPLAPEGEAVQEHLPLELLLAEVQEVLAGEGGEFLQTLLQLGGSPQGARPKALIYRDPGTGTFTTVASPDLEAWLIKFPARHEHPEVCAVEAAYADCLRLCGIQAADTRYFSLPDGQAAFATRRFDRVAGQRVPMQSLAAFTGANYQEPGALDYVNFLRATQLCTKDVRQKAIAFERAVFNVVFNNRDDHPKNFAYLMSATGTWTLAPAYDVTFCEGPHGHHQMDVLGESLDIQRAALLGLADEAEVPPAIASDTIERIGEVASQFTALVEREYPGTITRDTLMTIQGRLDENLSLLR, encoded by the coding sequence ATGGCTGAACAGGTGGACGTCTACTACGAAGGCTGGGGCGAGCGCTGGCTGTGGGGGCGGCTGAGGGCAACGACGGCCTTGGGTGGTCGCTCACAGATCCTGTTCGAATATAGTGCTCAGGCAAAACAGCGCGGTTTCGAGCTATCGGCTTTTCAGTTGCCCCTGGAGGGGCCAGCCCTGCGCCAGGGGTTTCCGGCTCATCAATTGGGGCTGCCGGGACCGGTCTATGACGCCTTGCCGGATGGCTGGGGCATGCTGTTGATGAATCGATTGTTCAAGCGCCGCGGACTCAATGCGGCGCGCATCGGGCCACTGCAACGGCTGGCCTACATAGGCGACAACGCCATGGGTGCCATGACCTTCGAACCCCTTGCTCCTGAGGGTGAGGCAGTACAGGAGCATCTACCTCTGGAGCTGCTGTTGGCCGAAGTTCAGGAGGTGCTTGCCGGTGAGGGTGGGGAATTCCTGCAAACCTTGCTGCAGCTGGGCGGCTCGCCCCAGGGGGCCCGACCGAAGGCGCTGATCTATCGAGATCCAGGCACGGGCACCTTCACCACCGTGGCCAGCCCGGACCTCGAGGCCTGGCTGATCAAGTTTCCGGCCAGGCACGAGCATCCTGAAGTATGTGCCGTGGAGGCGGCCTATGCCGACTGTTTGCGTCTTTGTGGCATCCAGGCGGCGGACACCCGCTACTTTAGCTTGCCCGACGGTCAGGCAGCCTTCGCTACCCGGCGTTTCGACCGGGTGGCTGGGCAACGTGTACCGATGCAAAGCCTCGCCGCCTTCACGGGCGCCAACTATCAGGAGCCAGGAGCGCTGGACTACGTCAACTTCCTGCGGGCGACGCAACTCTGCACCAAGGATGTACGCCAGAAGGCGATCGCCTTCGAGCGCGCCGTGTTCAATGTCGTCTTCAACAATAGGGACGACCATCCGAAGAACTTCGCCTACCTCATGTCCGCCACGGGGACCTGGACCTTGGCACCGGCCTACGACGTGACCTTTTGCGAGGGACCGCACGGCCATCACCAGATGGATGTACTGGGCGAGTCCTTGGATATCCAGCGAGCTGCGCTGCTCGGTCTCGCGGACGAGGCGGAAGTCCCGCCCGCCATCGCGAGTGACACCATCGAGCGCATCGGCGAGGTCGCTAGCCAGTTCACCGCCCTTGTCGAGCGTGAATATCCTGGAACCATCACCCGAGATACCCTGATGACCATCCAGGGCCGCCTTGACGAGAACCTTAGCTTGCTGCGCTGA
- a CDS encoding helix-turn-helix domain-containing protein has translation MLDLSFSKPGEIVKQLCKRLRTERLAQRLTQAEVAARAGLGTNTVSNLEAGRNVGFESLVRIAMVLGRSKEFEDLFLPQLNSLEDARRYEESARRQRIKRKSSDG, from the coding sequence ATGTTGGATTTAAGCTTCAGCAAGCCAGGCGAGATCGTCAAGCAGCTGTGCAAGCGCTTGCGCACCGAGCGCCTGGCCCAGCGACTGACCCAGGCGGAGGTCGCTGCCCGTGCCGGGCTTGGCACTAACACCGTGTCCAATCTCGAGGCAGGTCGTAACGTTGGCTTCGAGAGCCTGGTACGAATCGCCATGGTGCTCGGGCGCAGCAAGGAGTTCGAAGATTTGTTCCTGCCGCAGCTGAATAGCCTGGAGGATGCCCGTCGCTATGAAGAAAGCGCCAGGCGCCAGCGTATCAAGAGGAAATCCAGCGATGGCTGA